From Triticum urartu cultivar G1812 chromosome 2, Tu2.1, whole genome shotgun sequence, a single genomic window includes:
- the LOC125536701 gene encoding B3 domain-containing protein Os07g0563300-like isoform X2 has product MSSSGPPNPIAPAHATVLTGTPMSVQPQPKPPPPPQQPSGSAAPPPSQQTQTQHQQQQQQQGPPPASLQQRPRICFNAHCKDPKSEGPRRRGWRLRSGDYAELCDRCYGSFEHGTFCETFHSEVAGWRKCEACGKRLHCGCIVSVHAYALLDAGGVDCILCARKSYAAMAPSQMWSTPTVHMPQNVADRKDSYVKSWRPPTGQISSQWRQNHQLWNMSTIQSDLQQRLAYEFDRPSGSEKLPPGRTFIHAQEKKSDDMHDRPTTPAGMGQIIRDRYANGLGQQTSMDPTHSSTPYQREGPNPNSLHDPSHHVGESDPLSSRKGIISDGGSTVSTGFKLDSHHPSILKDDAASTLPTMGGYTITNYPPVPGRSDHLRIIPNNPQQPPTTVPLSVVQKQFYSHSVIEPNYQAQFRNGKPRMDPKARSELLPRYWPRITDKELQHLSGDSNSVITPLFEKMLSASDAGRIGRLVLPKKCAEAYFPPISQPEGLPLKVQDASGKEWVFQFRFWPNNNSRMYVLEGVTPCIQSMHLQAGDTVSFSRIDPEGKLVMGFRKTKTQEQIFRQEEPTKPANAAPNLPDVNVNVSAPDSSPNSSLARPNKVNTENKDSSPVEQAASKIDKGGVAQKEGPGTVRTSPGPVKRKATSIGPKIKRFRIDNEESMELKITWEEAQELLRPPLKAPSVVIVDGHEFEEYEEPPVLGRKTYFVTDQSGENHQWAQCEDCSKWRKLPVDALLPSKWTCSDNKWDPERMTCVSPQEASMEELAELIPIKAGAAKKAKLRMDTDSIDVSDGLDTLANLAILGEGESLPSQPTTKHPRHRPGCSCIVCIQPPSGKGPKHKQTCTCNVCMTVRRRFRTLMLRREKRASEKELEEPPRKKEQGQSSESPQDPLPASTSPTSTPQKVNGNGDDVEEAVEHSMASSPMKNQIDLNIQPEREDEQSPKSDAVGAMRLARENAA; this is encoded by the exons ATGTCCTCGTCGGGGCCGCCGAACCCCATCGCGCCCGCGCACGCCACTGTCCTCACCGGCACCCCCATGTCGGTGCAGCCGCAGCCCaagccgcccccgccgccgcagcagccgtccggctccgccgcgccgccgccgtcccaGCAGACGCAGACGCAGCaccaacagcagcagcagcagcagggcCCTCCGCCCGCTTCGCTCCAGCAGCGGCCCAGGATCTGCTTCAACGCGCACTGCAAGGACCCCAAATCCGAGGGCCCGCGCCGCCGCGGCTGGCGCCTCCGCTCCGGCGACTACGCCGAGCTCTGCGACCGATGCTA TGGTTCGTTCGAGCATGGGACCTTCTGCGAGACCTTCCACTCGGAGGTGGCCGGATGGAGGAAATGCGAAGCGTGCGGGAAG AGGCTACATTGTGGGTGCATCGTCTCAGTCCATGCGTATGCGCTGCTCGACGCTGGCGGAGTTGACTGCATCCTATGTGCTCGCAAGTCCTATGCGGCAATG GCACCAAGTCAGATGTGGTCAACTCCTACTGTGCATATGCCTCAAAATGTTGCTGACAGAAAAGACAGTTATGTAAAGAGTTGGAGACCTCCTACGGGCCAGATTTCAAGTCAGTGGCGACAGAATCACCAGCTGTGGAACATGTCCACTATACAATCGGACTTGCAGCAACGTCTAGCTTATGAGTTTGATAGGCCAAGTGGCAGTGAAAAATTACCTCCAGGGCGCACTTTTATTCATGCCCAGGAAAAGAAATCTGATGACATGCATGACAGACCAACAACACCTGCCGGCATGGGCCAGATTATAAGGGACAGATATGCCAATGGGCTCGGACAGCAGACAAGCATGGATCCGACACACTCCTCTACGCCCTACCAGAGAGAAGGACCAAATCCAAATAGCCTTCATGATCCTAGTCACCATGTAGGAGAAAGCGACCCTTTGTCTTCAAGGAAAGGGATAATTTCAGATGGTGGTTCTACTGTATCTACTGGCTTTAAGCTTGATTCACATCATCCATCCATTCTAAAGGATGATGCGGCGTCAACCCTGCCGACAATGGGTGGCTACACTATCACTAATTATCCACCGGTACCTGGACGAAGCGACCATCTCAGAATCATACCTAATAATCCGCAACAACCACCCACCACGGTGCCCCTCTCAGTAGTGCAAAAACAGTTCTATTCCCATAGTGTCATTGAGCCCAACTACCAAGCGCAATTCCGTAATGGAAAGCCCAGAATGGATCCAAAGGCGAGATCAGAATTACTTCCCCGCTACTGGCCTAGAATAACAGATAAAGAGCTACAGCACTTATCGGGAGA TTCGAATTCTGTTATTACTCCTTTGTTCGAGAAAATGTTAAGTGCCAGTGATGCTGGTCGAATTGGTCGTTTGGTGTTGCCAAAGAAATGTGCTGAG GCATACTTCCCTCCAATCTCTCAGCCAGAAGGACTTCCCTTAAAAGTTCAGGATGCCAGTGGTAAGGAATGGGTGTTCCAGTTCCGTTTCTGGCCCAATAATAACAGCAGGATGTATGTATTGGAGGGTGTCACACCTTGCATTCAGTCGATGCACTTACAAGCGGGCGATACAG TAAGTTTCAGCCGAATAGATCCAGAAGGGAAGCTGGTCATGGGATTCAGAAAGACAAAGACTCAAGAACAG ATATTCCGTCAGGAGGAACCAACAAAGCCTGCAAATGCTGCACCAAATCTTCCAGATGTGAATGTTAATGTCAGTGCTCCAGATTCTAGTCCGAACTCTTCGTTAGCGCGACCAAATAAAGTCAACACAGAGAACAAAGACTCTAGCCCTGTGGAACAAGCTGCCTCTAAAATAGACAAAGGTGGAGTAGCACAGAAAGAAGGGCCGGGAACTGTTCGCACATCCCCCGGACCTGTGAAGAGAAAAGCAACTTCTATCGGTCCAAAGATTAAACGGTTCCGGATCGATAACGAGGAATCCATGGAATTAAAGATAACATGGGAGGAGGCTCAAGAATTGCTTCGCCCTCCCCTGAAGGCCCCTTCGGTTGTTATTGTTGATGGCCATGAGTTTGAGGAATATGAG GAGCCACCAGTACTTGGGAGGAAGACATATTTTGTGACTGACCAATCAGG TGAGAATCATCAGTGGGCTCAGTGTGAGGATTGTTCCAAATGGCGGAAACTGCCAGTAGACGCCCTTTTACCCTCTAAGTGGACCTGTTCCGACAATAAATGGGATCCTGAAAG GATGACCTGTGTCTCTCCACAAGAGGCAAGCATGGAGGAACTTGCAGAACTGATTCCTATAAAAGCAG GTGCTGCAAAAAAGGCTAAACTTAGGATGGATACTGACAGTATCGATGTTTCGGATGGGTTGGACACTCTGGCAAACCTTGCTATTCTTGGTGAGGGTGAATCTCTTCCTTCCCAGCCAACTACAAAGCATCCCCGACATCGCCCTGGCTGCTCGTGCATTGTCTGCATTCAGCCTCCTAGTGGGAAGGGACCAAAGCACAAGCAGACATGCACCTGCAATGTATGTATGACGGTGCGCCGTCGTTTTAGGACACTGATGCTTCGGCGTGAGAAGCGCGCGTCTGAGAAAGAATTGGAGGAGCCGCCTCGAAAGAAAGAGCAAGGCCAGTCGAGCGAGTCTCCACAAGACCCGCTGCCGGCTAGCACCAGTCCTACTAGCACTCCCCAGAAGGTGAACGGAAATGGTGATGACGTGGAAGAAGCCGTGGAGCATAGCATGGCATCCTCTCCTATGAAGAACCAGATTGACCTGAACATCCAGCCTGAACGGGAAGACGAGCAGTCACCAAAATCAGATGCGGTCGGTGCAATGAGACTTGCGCGAGAGAACGCAGCCTAG
- the LOC125536701 gene encoding B3 domain-containing protein Os07g0563300-like isoform X1, which produces MSSSGPPNPIAPAHATVLTGTPMSVQPQPKPPPPPQQPSGSAAPPPSQQTQTQHQQQQQQQGPPPASLQQRPRICFNAHCKDPKSEGPRRRGWRLRSGDYAELCDRCYGSFEHGTFCETFHSEVAGWRKCEACGKRLHCGCIVSVHAYALLDAGGVDCILCARKSYAAMAPSQMWSTPTVHMPQNVADRKDSYVKSWRPPTGQISSQWRQNHQLWNMSTIQSDLQQRLAYEFDRPSGSEKLPPGRTFIHAQEKKSDDMHDRPTTPAGMGQIIRDRYANGLGQQTSMDPTHSSTPYQREGPNPNSLHDPSHHVGESDPLSSRKGIISDGGSTVSTGFKLDSHHPSILKDDAASTLPTMGGYTITNYPPVPGRSDHLRIIPNNPQQPPTTVPLSVVQKQFYSHSVIEPNYQAQFRNGKPRMDPKARSELLPRYWPRITDKELQHLSGEYPKNSTSNSVITPLFEKMLSASDAGRIGRLVLPKKCAEAYFPPISQPEGLPLKVQDASGKEWVFQFRFWPNNNSRMYVLEGVTPCIQSMHLQAGDTVSFSRIDPEGKLVMGFRKTKTQEQIFRQEEPTKPANAAPNLPDVNVNVSAPDSSPNSSLARPNKVNTENKDSSPVEQAASKIDKGGVAQKEGPGTVRTSPGPVKRKATSIGPKIKRFRIDNEESMELKITWEEAQELLRPPLKAPSVVIVDGHEFEEYEEPPVLGRKTYFVTDQSGENHQWAQCEDCSKWRKLPVDALLPSKWTCSDNKWDPERMTCVSPQEASMEELAELIPIKAGAAKKAKLRMDTDSIDVSDGLDTLANLAILGEGESLPSQPTTKHPRHRPGCSCIVCIQPPSGKGPKHKQTCTCNVCMTVRRRFRTLMLRREKRASEKELEEPPRKKEQGQSSESPQDPLPASTSPTSTPQKVNGNGDDVEEAVEHSMASSPMKNQIDLNIQPEREDEQSPKSDAVGAMRLARENAA; this is translated from the exons ATGTCCTCGTCGGGGCCGCCGAACCCCATCGCGCCCGCGCACGCCACTGTCCTCACCGGCACCCCCATGTCGGTGCAGCCGCAGCCCaagccgcccccgccgccgcagcagccgtccggctccgccgcgccgccgccgtcccaGCAGACGCAGACGCAGCaccaacagcagcagcagcagcagggcCCTCCGCCCGCTTCGCTCCAGCAGCGGCCCAGGATCTGCTTCAACGCGCACTGCAAGGACCCCAAATCCGAGGGCCCGCGCCGCCGCGGCTGGCGCCTCCGCTCCGGCGACTACGCCGAGCTCTGCGACCGATGCTA TGGTTCGTTCGAGCATGGGACCTTCTGCGAGACCTTCCACTCGGAGGTGGCCGGATGGAGGAAATGCGAAGCGTGCGGGAAG AGGCTACATTGTGGGTGCATCGTCTCAGTCCATGCGTATGCGCTGCTCGACGCTGGCGGAGTTGACTGCATCCTATGTGCTCGCAAGTCCTATGCGGCAATG GCACCAAGTCAGATGTGGTCAACTCCTACTGTGCATATGCCTCAAAATGTTGCTGACAGAAAAGACAGTTATGTAAAGAGTTGGAGACCTCCTACGGGCCAGATTTCAAGTCAGTGGCGACAGAATCACCAGCTGTGGAACATGTCCACTATACAATCGGACTTGCAGCAACGTCTAGCTTATGAGTTTGATAGGCCAAGTGGCAGTGAAAAATTACCTCCAGGGCGCACTTTTATTCATGCCCAGGAAAAGAAATCTGATGACATGCATGACAGACCAACAACACCTGCCGGCATGGGCCAGATTATAAGGGACAGATATGCCAATGGGCTCGGACAGCAGACAAGCATGGATCCGACACACTCCTCTACGCCCTACCAGAGAGAAGGACCAAATCCAAATAGCCTTCATGATCCTAGTCACCATGTAGGAGAAAGCGACCCTTTGTCTTCAAGGAAAGGGATAATTTCAGATGGTGGTTCTACTGTATCTACTGGCTTTAAGCTTGATTCACATCATCCATCCATTCTAAAGGATGATGCGGCGTCAACCCTGCCGACAATGGGTGGCTACACTATCACTAATTATCCACCGGTACCTGGACGAAGCGACCATCTCAGAATCATACCTAATAATCCGCAACAACCACCCACCACGGTGCCCCTCTCAGTAGTGCAAAAACAGTTCTATTCCCATAGTGTCATTGAGCCCAACTACCAAGCGCAATTCCGTAATGGAAAGCCCAGAATGGATCCAAAGGCGAGATCAGAATTACTTCCCCGCTACTGGCCTAGAATAACAGATAAAGAGCTACAGCACTTATCGGGAGAGTATCCAAAAAACTCTAC TTCGAATTCTGTTATTACTCCTTTGTTCGAGAAAATGTTAAGTGCCAGTGATGCTGGTCGAATTGGTCGTTTGGTGTTGCCAAAGAAATGTGCTGAG GCATACTTCCCTCCAATCTCTCAGCCAGAAGGACTTCCCTTAAAAGTTCAGGATGCCAGTGGTAAGGAATGGGTGTTCCAGTTCCGTTTCTGGCCCAATAATAACAGCAGGATGTATGTATTGGAGGGTGTCACACCTTGCATTCAGTCGATGCACTTACAAGCGGGCGATACAG TAAGTTTCAGCCGAATAGATCCAGAAGGGAAGCTGGTCATGGGATTCAGAAAGACAAAGACTCAAGAACAG ATATTCCGTCAGGAGGAACCAACAAAGCCTGCAAATGCTGCACCAAATCTTCCAGATGTGAATGTTAATGTCAGTGCTCCAGATTCTAGTCCGAACTCTTCGTTAGCGCGACCAAATAAAGTCAACACAGAGAACAAAGACTCTAGCCCTGTGGAACAAGCTGCCTCTAAAATAGACAAAGGTGGAGTAGCACAGAAAGAAGGGCCGGGAACTGTTCGCACATCCCCCGGACCTGTGAAGAGAAAAGCAACTTCTATCGGTCCAAAGATTAAACGGTTCCGGATCGATAACGAGGAATCCATGGAATTAAAGATAACATGGGAGGAGGCTCAAGAATTGCTTCGCCCTCCCCTGAAGGCCCCTTCGGTTGTTATTGTTGATGGCCATGAGTTTGAGGAATATGAG GAGCCACCAGTACTTGGGAGGAAGACATATTTTGTGACTGACCAATCAGG TGAGAATCATCAGTGGGCTCAGTGTGAGGATTGTTCCAAATGGCGGAAACTGCCAGTAGACGCCCTTTTACCCTCTAAGTGGACCTGTTCCGACAATAAATGGGATCCTGAAAG GATGACCTGTGTCTCTCCACAAGAGGCAAGCATGGAGGAACTTGCAGAACTGATTCCTATAAAAGCAG GTGCTGCAAAAAAGGCTAAACTTAGGATGGATACTGACAGTATCGATGTTTCGGATGGGTTGGACACTCTGGCAAACCTTGCTATTCTTGGTGAGGGTGAATCTCTTCCTTCCCAGCCAACTACAAAGCATCCCCGACATCGCCCTGGCTGCTCGTGCATTGTCTGCATTCAGCCTCCTAGTGGGAAGGGACCAAAGCACAAGCAGACATGCACCTGCAATGTATGTATGACGGTGCGCCGTCGTTTTAGGACACTGATGCTTCGGCGTGAGAAGCGCGCGTCTGAGAAAGAATTGGAGGAGCCGCCTCGAAAGAAAGAGCAAGGCCAGTCGAGCGAGTCTCCACAAGACCCGCTGCCGGCTAGCACCAGTCCTACTAGCACTCCCCAGAAGGTGAACGGAAATGGTGATGACGTGGAAGAAGCCGTGGAGCATAGCATGGCATCCTCTCCTATGAAGAACCAGATTGACCTGAACATCCAGCCTGAACGGGAAGACGAGCAGTCACCAAAATCAGATGCGGTCGGTGCAATGAGACTTGCGCGAGAGAACGCAGCCTAG